The Armatimonadota bacterium region CCTCTGGTGTCGCGCTCGCGCGCGCGCAGATGGCGCAGGCCGGCAGCACCCTCGGACGGCTGCACAAGTGCCTGCGGCGGGTGCGGTCGACCTTCCGGGACATCTCGGAGGAGTGGCTCGCTCTCGATGAGGGGCGGAAGCGCACCGCGCTGGAGCGCTATCTCGCAACGATCGCGCGCCGGGAGGAGCAGGACGACTTCGACCGCCGGACTGCCACCCTCCTGCAGCGCCGACTGGAGCTGCTTCCGAAGGCTGTAGCCCTCCTGGCATCGCTTCCGCCTCTGACGAGGCAGGTAGTCCACGGCGACTACAGCGTTTGGAACATTCTGTTCCGTGACGCCGAGCTGGCCGCCGTCGTGGATTTCCGACCGCCTGAGCCGTTCCTGCCCGCCTTCGAGATCGGCCGGGCCGCTCTCAATCCTGAAACGATGACCGCCGGTCCGTGGCTGGATAAAGCTCTCGCCTTCGTCGAGGAGTACTGCCGAGCCAACCCGGATATCGCGCTCTCCGATATCCGCTTTGCCCCCCACGTGTGGGCGATTCAGCTCGTGAGGAGCGAGTATGGCGTGCGGCAACACTATTTCCGTCCGCTCGAGCAGCAGGCTGATCTCGACCGTTTCTGGTTTCAACGGTGTGAGACCGCCGAAGTGATCCTCGACAACCTCGACGAAATATCGGAGTGCTTCGTCTCCGCCTGGGAGCGCGGTCGCGGTCGAACGTGAGACCCGGGACGACGACCCCGGCGTCCGCAGCGCGAAGATTCTCTCGGCGCTCTTCAAGGTTCGAGAGCTCGGTCGGTCCCGGGGTCCAGATCCGATGTGACGCCAGGACGAGGTAGTCGCCGTCGGGTACACCAGCGACCCGGCCGTGCTAGCACGGACGCTCAAGGCCAACAGCAAGGTCCGGTTTGCCTTGCCATGAACCGCCCGCCGATGGCACTCTGGTCGTTCCGTGACCCCAGAGATCCTCCCCGAGTGCCGGGAAAGCCCGACAGCCGTGCTGAGGGCGGAGTAGACCCGATGCTGCAAGACCTACGGCACACCGTCAGGGCGCTCAGACGTTCCCCCGGTGTGACGCTCTCGGCCATCGCGGTCCTGGGGCTGGGCATCGGCGCGACCGTCGCCATCTTCAGCGTGGTCTATCCGGTGGTACTCACCCCGTTGCCGTTCGACGACCCCGACCGTCTCGTGATCGCGTGGCAGCAGGACGCGCAGGGCGATCTTCGTG contains the following coding sequences:
- a CDS encoding phosphotransferase; amino-acid sequence: MSDTTSGVALARAQMAQAGSTLGRLHKCLRRVRSTFRDISEEWLALDEGRKRTALERYLATIARREEQDDFDRRTATLLQRRLELLPKAVALLASLPPLTRQVVHGDYSVWNILFRDAELAAVVDFRPPEPFLPAFEIGRAALNPETMTAGPWLDKALAFVEEYCRANPDIALSDIRFAPHVWAIQLVRSEYGVRQHYFRPLEQQADLDRFWFQRCETAEVILDNLDEISECFVSAWERGRGRT